Proteins from one Parvibaculum lavamentivorans DS-1 genomic window:
- a CDS encoding phage portal protein yields the protein MPNPLTSLARLVRPREAKHSRVAPVIALHMQGRAVWTPRDYAPLAEEGYQRNAIAYRCVRMIAEAAASVPWLLYDGARELSEHPLLRLIESPNRGQAGAELFETWYSYLQVAGNAYLELVEVDGAPRELYALRPDRMKAVPGRAGWPEAYEYSVNGRSVTIPCGERSPVLHMRLFHPSDDHYGLSPLEAAAYAIDIHNAAGAWNKALLDNAARPSGALVYKGGEAGANLTEDQFERLKRELAENYQGAANAGRPLLLEGGLDWQSMGLSPKDMDFIEAKRTAAREIALAFGVPPMLLGIPGDNTYSNYREANRAFWRGTVLPLVGRSARALTHWLAPRYEGKLRLWYDADQVEALAADRDALWARVGAADFLSDEEKREAVGYGKVKASST from the coding sequence ATGCCCAATCCGTTGACGTCGCTGGCGCGGCTGGTGCGGCCGCGTGAGGCGAAGCACTCGCGCGTGGCGCCGGTGATTGCGTTGCATATGCAGGGGAGGGCCGTGTGGACGCCGCGGGATTATGCGCCGCTGGCGGAGGAGGGCTATCAGCGGAACGCAATTGCCTATCGCTGCGTGCGGATGATTGCCGAGGCGGCGGCGAGTGTGCCCTGGCTGCTTTATGACGGGGCGCGGGAGCTGAGCGAGCATCCGCTGCTGCGGCTGATCGAAAGCCCGAACAGGGGGCAGGCGGGGGCGGAGCTTTTCGAGACCTGGTACAGCTACCTGCAGGTGGCGGGGAATGCCTATCTCGAACTTGTGGAGGTGGACGGGGCCCCGCGCGAGCTTTATGCGCTGAGGCCAGACCGCATGAAGGCGGTGCCGGGGCGGGCGGGCTGGCCGGAGGCTTACGAATATTCCGTGAACGGACGGAGCGTGACTATTCCCTGCGGCGAGCGGAGCCCGGTGCTGCATATGCGGCTCTTCCACCCTTCCGACGATCATTATGGCTTGAGCCCGCTGGAAGCGGCGGCCTATGCCATCGACATTCACAATGCGGCCGGCGCCTGGAACAAGGCGCTGCTCGACAATGCGGCGCGGCCTTCCGGCGCGCTGGTCTACAAGGGCGGCGAGGCGGGCGCGAACCTCACCGAAGATCAGTTCGAGCGGCTGAAGCGGGAGCTGGCGGAAAATTATCAGGGCGCGGCCAATGCCGGGCGGCCGCTGCTGCTGGAAGGCGGACTCGACTGGCAGAGCATGGGGCTTTCGCCGAAGGATATGGACTTCATCGAGGCGAAGCGGACGGCGGCGCGGGAAATCGCGCTCGCTTTCGGCGTGCCGCCGATGCTGCTCGGCATTCCGGGCGACAATACCTATTCCAATTACCGCGAGGCGAACCGGGCCTTCTGGCGCGGCACCGTGCTGCCGCTGGTCGGCCGCTCGGCACGCGCGCTGACGCATTGGCTGGCACCCCGCTATGAGGGGAAGCTCAGGCTCTGGTATGACGCCGACCAGGTGGAGGCGCTGGCCGCCGACCGCGACGCGCTGTGGGCGCGGGTGGGCGCGGCCGATTTCCTCAGCGACGAGGAAAAGCGCGAGGCAGTGGGCTATGGCAAGGTCAAAGCGTCTTCGACTTGA
- a CDS encoding HK97 family phage prohead protease — protein sequence MRGGERKAARFLAKAVKPDGTFEGYASLFGAEDLGRDVVMPGAFRKSLLKRGPKGVKLLYQHEPNEVIGIWTGIAEDAEGLFVRGQLLQDVSRAREVLALMRAGAVDGLSIGYHVVKAESDRASGTRRLIEVDLWEISVVTFPMLPQARVRAVKGARPTTREFERWLMRDAGLSRREARTVIHKGFKALTSPRDAGGPGDAALARALRLAARLFNN from the coding sequence ATGAGAGGCGGCGAGCGCAAGGCGGCGCGGTTTCTGGCGAAGGCGGTGAAGCCGGATGGGACGTTCGAGGGCTATGCGTCGCTGTTCGGGGCGGAGGATCTCGGCCGCGATGTGGTGATGCCGGGCGCCTTCCGCAAATCGCTTCTGAAGCGCGGGCCGAAGGGCGTGAAGCTGCTCTATCAGCACGAGCCCAATGAAGTGATCGGCATCTGGACCGGGATCGCGGAGGATGCCGAAGGGCTCTTCGTGCGCGGGCAATTGCTGCAGGACGTCTCCCGCGCCCGCGAGGTGCTGGCGCTGATGCGCGCCGGCGCCGTCGACGGATTGTCGATCGGCTATCACGTGGTGAAGGCGGAGAGCGACCGCGCGAGCGGCACGCGGCGGCTGATCGAGGTCGATCTCTGGGAAATTTCCGTCGTGACCTTTCCGATGCTGCCGCAGGCGCGGGTGCGCGCGGTGAAGGGGGCGCGGCCGACGACACGCGAATTCGAACGCTGGCTCATGCGGGACGCTGGGCTGAGCCGGAGGGAGGCCCGGACGGTGATCCACAAGGGCTTCAAGGCGCTGACCTCCCCGCGGGACGCGGGCGGGCCCGGCGATGCGGCGCTGGCACGGGCGCTTCGCCTGGCGGCGCGGCTTTTCAACAACTGA
- a CDS encoding phage major capsid protein: MSHWNDGVPRIGASLKKEPRAPETKSAETRSASAHEVREAMDEFLSSFEDFKSANDERLGELERKLTADVLTEEKVDRINRALDTQKKKMDELTLAAARPEIGGTRAGETYAGREHKRAFDRYVRKGEAHELRGLEAKALSVGSDPDGGYLVPVETEKLIDRIISEVSPIRAIAGIRQIGSASYKKPFAAGGMQTGWVGETEARPQTATPSLAEIEFPAMELYAMPAATPTLLDDAAVNIDQWLAEEVQTAFAEQEGAAFVIGDGVKKPRGFLDYDMVAENAWEWGKLGFIATGNAGGFPTSNPADKLIDLVYAVKAGYRANGRFVMNRSTQSSIRKFKDTDGNYLWQPAVAAGQPPTLLNYAVTEAEDMPSMEAGAPAVAFGDFRRGYLIVDRLGVRVLRDPYSAKPYVLFYTTKRVGGGVQNFEAIKLLKFQA; encoded by the coding sequence ATGTCCCATTGGAATGACGGCGTGCCGCGCATCGGCGCGTCGCTGAAGAAGGAACCGCGCGCGCCCGAGACGAAAAGCGCCGAGACGCGGAGCGCGAGCGCGCATGAAGTGCGGGAAGCGATGGACGAATTTCTCTCGTCCTTCGAGGATTTCAAATCGGCGAATGATGAGCGGCTCGGCGAGCTCGAGCGCAAGCTCACCGCCGACGTGCTGACGGAAGAGAAGGTCGACCGCATCAACCGCGCGCTCGACACGCAGAAGAAGAAGATGGACGAGCTGACGCTCGCCGCCGCCCGCCCCGAGATCGGCGGCACCCGCGCGGGCGAGACCTATGCGGGGCGCGAACACAAGCGCGCCTTCGACCGCTATGTCCGCAAGGGCGAGGCGCATGAATTGCGCGGGCTGGAAGCGAAGGCGCTTTCGGTCGGCTCCGATCCCGATGGCGGCTACCTGGTGCCGGTGGAGACCGAGAAGCTGATCGACCGCATCATCTCCGAAGTCTCGCCGATCCGCGCCATTGCGGGCATCCGGCAGATCGGTTCGGCAAGCTACAAGAAGCCCTTCGCCGCCGGCGGCATGCAGACCGGCTGGGTCGGCGAAACGGAAGCGCGGCCGCAGACGGCAACGCCGTCGCTCGCCGAAATCGAGTTTCCGGCGATGGAGCTCTATGCGATGCCGGCGGCGACGCCGACGCTGCTCGACGACGCGGCGGTGAACATCGACCAGTGGCTGGCGGAAGAAGTGCAGACGGCCTTCGCCGAACAGGAAGGCGCCGCCTTCGTCATCGGCGACGGCGTGAAGAAACCGCGCGGCTTCCTCGACTACGACATGGTGGCGGAGAATGCCTGGGAATGGGGCAAGCTCGGCTTCATCGCGACGGGGAACGCGGGCGGCTTTCCGACCTCGAACCCGGCCGACAAGCTGATCGACCTCGTCTATGCGGTGAAGGCGGGCTACCGCGCCAATGGCCGCTTCGTCATGAACCGCTCGACGCAATCCTCGATCCGCAAGTTCAAGGATACGGACGGCAACTATCTCTGGCAGCCGGCCGTCGCCGCCGGTCAGCCGCCGACGCTCCTCAACTACGCGGTGACGGAAGCGGAGGACATGCCTTCGATGGAAGCGGGCGCTCCGGCGGTTGCCTTCGGCGATTTCCGGCGCGGCTACCTGATCGTCGACCGGCTCGGCGTGCGGGTGCTGCGCGATCCCTACAGCGCCAAGCCCTATGTGCTCTTCTACACGACGAAGCGCGTGGGCGGCGGCGTGCAGAACTTCGAGGCGATCAAACTCCTCAAGTTCCAGGCCTGA
- a CDS encoding head-tail connector protein, with protein MTLMLITGPAEEPVTLAEARAHLRIDGTEEDALLGALVTAARTALEAETRRAFVTQSWRLLLDDWPAKPIRLPLAPVQAVTAVTVATMSGAMVPLDPAFYEVDAKGEPPRIAAKRGQAWPMPATRLAGIAVDFTAGYGASSAVPAPLKQAVLLLAAHWFENREPVGNGAQLPLTVSALVARYRRLHL; from the coding sequence ATGACACTCATGCTCATCACGGGGCCGGCGGAAGAGCCGGTGACGCTGGCCGAGGCGCGGGCGCATCTGCGTATCGACGGCACGGAGGAAGACGCGCTGCTCGGCGCGCTCGTCACCGCGGCGCGGACCGCACTGGAAGCGGAAACGCGCCGTGCCTTTGTCACGCAATCCTGGCGGCTCTTGCTCGACGACTGGCCGGCGAAACCGATCCGGCTGCCGCTCGCGCCTGTGCAGGCCGTGACCGCGGTGACGGTGGCGACGATGAGCGGTGCGATGGTGCCGCTCGACCCGGCCTTCTACGAGGTGGACGCGAAAGGCGAACCGCCGCGCATCGCCGCGAAACGCGGACAGGCCTGGCCGATGCCGGCAACGCGGCTGGCAGGCATCGCGGTGGACTTCACGGCGGGCTATGGCGCGTCTTCCGCCGTGCCCGCGCCGCTGAAACAGGCGGTGCTGCTGCTCGCGGCGCATTGGTTCGAGAACCGCGAGCCGGTGGGCAACGGTGCGCAATTGCCGCTGACGGTTTCGGCGCTCGTCGCGCGATACCGGAGGCTGCATCTGTGA
- a CDS encoding phage head closure protein, with protein MIGALRERVTLQSPIRTADGAGGAAVTWDDGVSIWAKVEMRGGGETPAGERLEARALVRMTIRYRSGITAEMRALWQGRAFNIRNLRDADGRRRFLVLDCEEERP; from the coding sequence GTGATCGGCGCCCTCCGCGAACGCGTGACCCTGCAATCTCCCATCCGCACAGCCGACGGCGCGGGCGGCGCGGCGGTGACGTGGGATGACGGCGTCAGCATCTGGGCGAAGGTCGAGATGCGCGGCGGCGGCGAGACGCCAGCGGGCGAACGGCTGGAAGCACGCGCGCTGGTACGCATGACGATCCGCTATCGCTCCGGCATCACGGCTGAAATGCGTGCCTTGTGGCAGGGCCGCGCCTTCAACATCCGAAACCTGCGGGACGCGGACGGGCGGCGGCGCTTTCTCGTGCTCGATTGCGAGGAGGAACGGCCATGA
- a CDS encoding DUF3168 domain-containing protein, protein MNADLALQKAIYARLMGDEALTALAGGRIHDNVPGDTALPYIALGDNDMRDWPGGAEHRLALHVFSRGGGRAEAKAIMGAANAALHDAALTLEGHALINLRFLDATTRRERDGVTWRGTIRFRAVTEEIFDTP, encoded by the coding sequence ATGAATGCGGACCTGGCGCTGCAGAAGGCGATATATGCGCGGCTCATGGGCGACGAGGCCCTGACGGCGCTTGCCGGCGGACGCATCCACGACAATGTGCCGGGCGATACGGCGCTGCCCTATATCGCGCTTGGTGACAACGACATGCGCGACTGGCCGGGCGGCGCGGAACACCGGCTGGCGCTGCATGTTTTTTCACGAGGCGGCGGACGGGCGGAGGCGAAGGCGATCATGGGTGCGGCGAATGCGGCGCTGCACGACGCCGCGCTGACGCTCGAGGGACATGCCCTCATCAACCTGCGCTTTCTCGATGCAACGACGCGGCGCGAGCGCGACGGCGTAACATGGCGCGGCACGATCCGCTTTCGCGCGGTGACGGAAGAGATTTTCGATACGCCGTAA
- a CDS encoding phage major tail protein, TP901-1 family, which translates to MTAQKGKDLLIKLDASGEGSFTTMAGLRTRALAFNARAVDVTHAESAGRWRELLEGAGVRSAGITGRGIFKDAASDAAVRQIFFDGAIRNWQVVIPDFGTVQGPFQITALEFSGEHDGEVSFDLALESAGEISFAAS; encoded by the coding sequence ATGACGGCCCAGAAAGGCAAGGACCTTCTCATCAAGCTCGACGCGAGCGGCGAGGGGAGCTTCACCACTATGGCGGGATTGCGGACGCGGGCGCTCGCCTTCAATGCGCGGGCTGTCGATGTGACCCATGCGGAATCCGCCGGGCGCTGGCGCGAGCTGCTGGAAGGCGCGGGCGTGCGCTCGGCGGGGATCACGGGACGCGGCATCTTCAAGGATGCGGCGTCCGACGCAGCCGTGCGGCAGATTTTTTTCGACGGCGCGATCCGCAATTGGCAGGTCGTGATCCCCGATTTCGGCACGGTGCAGGGTCCGTTCCAGATCACGGCGCTGGAATTCTCCGGCGAGCATGACGGCGAAGTGAGTTTCGACCTGGCGCTGGAAAGCGCGGGCGAGATCAGTTTCGCGGCGTCGTGA
- a CDS encoding gene transfer agent family protein — MANRHRGEIEAVLDGERMTLVLTLGALAELEQAFGGEDMLALASRFETGRISASDAIRIIGAGLRGAGYERSDADVARMTAENGAGGFIAIVADLLSATFGGSAA, encoded by the coding sequence ATGGCCAACCGTCACAGAGGCGAAATCGAGGCGGTGCTCGACGGCGAGCGGATGACGCTGGTGCTGACGCTGGGTGCGCTGGCGGAACTGGAGCAGGCTTTCGGCGGCGAGGACATGCTGGCGCTGGCAAGCCGCTTCGAGACCGGGCGCATATCCGCGAGCGATGCCATTCGCATCATCGGCGCGGGACTGCGCGGCGCGGGCTATGAGCGCAGCGATGCGGATGTCGCGCGCATGACGGCGGAGAACGGTGCGGGCGGTTTCATCGCCATTGTGGCGGACCTGCTGTCGGCGACCTTTGGCGGAAGCGCGGCGTGA
- a CDS encoding phage tail assembly chaperone, producing the protein MSEARFPWEEAMTLGLGTLRLAPDIFWRMTLPELAAAARAARPDRTDGTMKRGELGALMTRFPD; encoded by the coding sequence GTGAGCGAGGCGCGCTTTCCCTGGGAAGAGGCGATGACGCTGGGCCTCGGCACGTTGCGGCTTGCACCGGACATCTTCTGGCGGATGACGCTGCCGGAGCTGGCGGCGGCGGCGCGGGCTGCGAGGCCGGACCGGACGGACGGCACGATGAAGCGCGGCGAGCTTGGCGCATTGATGACGAGATTTCCCGATTGA
- a CDS encoding phage tail tape measure protein, with translation MTEDNDPEALTLAMEAAAEATRAFGLETQRTMKAVTEDFRRAGAGGRDFGSAVAGAFDGIALKGRSLSDVLRKLALDLSRMALESAGNAMGSAISGAMGSLFASAKGNAFSDGRVMPFAKGGVVSSPMLFPLRGGTGLAGEAGAEAILPLRRGADGRLGVAAEGGGGPMQITFNVTAADAESFRRSESQIAAMLARVAGRGARNL, from the coding sequence ATGACCGAAGACAACGATCCCGAAGCCCTCACTCTCGCGATGGAGGCGGCGGCGGAGGCGACGCGCGCTTTCGGACTGGAGACGCAGCGGACGATGAAAGCCGTGACCGAGGATTTCCGGCGCGCGGGCGCGGGCGGGCGCGACTTCGGCAGCGCGGTGGCCGGCGCCTTTGACGGCATTGCGCTGAAGGGGCGGTCGCTTTCGGATGTGTTGCGGAAGCTGGCGCTCGATCTGTCGCGCATGGCGCTTGAAAGTGCGGGCAATGCGATGGGGAGCGCGATTTCCGGCGCGATGGGGAGCCTGTTCGCCAGCGCGAAGGGCAATGCTTTCTCCGACGGGCGCGTGATGCCCTTCGCCAAGGGTGGCGTGGTGTCGAGCCCGATGCTCTTTCCGCTGCGCGGCGGCACGGGGCTGGCGGGCGAAGCGGGCGCGGAAGCGATATTGCCGTTGCGGCGCGGCGCGGACGGGCGGCTCGGCGTGGCGGCGGAAGGCGGCGGGGGACCGATGCAGATCACCTTCAATGTGACGGCGGCGGACGCCGAGAGCTTCCGCCGTTCGGAATCCCAGATTGCCGCGATGCTCGCGCGCGTGGCGGGACGTGGCGCAAGGAATCTTTAA
- a CDS encoding DUF2460 domain-containing protein: protein MAFHEIRFPLEIALGASGGPERRTEIVTLGSGHEERNSPWAASRRRYNAGYGIRALDDIHALIAFFEARHGRLHGFRWRDRADCKSGSPGAGVSAADQTLGMGDGERTAFQLVKTYASGEASYTRVIAKPVAGSLRIAAGGAAMEEGVDFGVDLSTGIVSFAVAPGAGESVTAGFEFDVPVRFDTDFLDINLAAFEAGSVPNIPVVEIRV from the coding sequence ATGGCTTTTCATGAAATTCGGTTTCCGCTGGAAATCGCGCTGGGTGCGTCGGGCGGACCGGAGCGGCGGACGGAGATCGTCACGCTCGGCTCCGGGCATGAGGAACGCAACTCTCCCTGGGCGGCGTCAAGGCGGCGCTACAATGCGGGATACGGCATTCGCGCTCTGGACGACATTCATGCGCTGATCGCTTTTTTCGAGGCGCGGCACGGACGGCTGCACGGCTTTCGCTGGCGCGACCGGGCAGACTGCAAAAGCGGTTCGCCGGGCGCGGGCGTGAGCGCGGCGGACCAGACGCTCGGCATGGGCGATGGCGAACGAACGGCGTTTCAGCTTGTGAAGACCTATGCCTCGGGCGAGGCGAGCTATACGCGCGTTATCGCGAAGCCTGTTGCCGGAAGCCTGCGCATTGCCGCCGGCGGCGCGGCGATGGAAGAGGGTGTGGATTTCGGCGTCGATCTTTCGACGGGCATCGTGAGTTTCGCCGTTGCGCCGGGCGCGGGCGAGAGCGTGACGGCGGGCTTCGAGTTCGATGTGCCTGTGCGCTTCGACACGGATTTCCTCGACATCAATCTCGCCGCCTTCGAGGCGGGAAGCGTCCCCAATATTCCGGTCGTCGAGATCAGGGTCTAG
- a CDS encoding DUF2163 domain-containing protein: MKTISPALAEHLASGATTLAWCWKLARGDGTVLGFTDHDRDLAFGGVTYEAAGGFTATALESSGGLNVDNLDVAGALSSARIDEGDIAAGAYDDAGIEIWRVNWQDTGQRVLMRKGNLGEVTRSGAGFSAELRGLAHRLNQPTGRLFQYGCDADFGDARCGLDIAAWERAGIVTSASGSREIAASGLEDAEDGFFTRGRLCFTSGANEGASMEVKAHRAGGRIELWRAMARGIADGDTFTVTAGCDKQFGTCHAKFANSKNFRGFPHMPGNDFVLAGASGRTDGGKRG; encoded by the coding sequence ATGAAAACCATTTCTCCGGCCCTCGCGGAACACCTGGCGAGCGGCGCGACGACGCTTGCCTGGTGCTGGAAGCTGGCGCGCGGCGACGGCACGGTGCTCGGCTTTACCGATCATGACCGCGATCTCGCCTTCGGCGGCGTCACCTATGAAGCGGCGGGCGGCTTCACGGCGACGGCGCTGGAAAGCTCGGGCGGGCTCAATGTCGACAATCTCGACGTGGCGGGCGCGCTGAGCTCCGCCAGGATCGACGAGGGCGACATCGCGGCCGGCGCCTATGACGATGCCGGGATCGAGATATGGCGCGTGAACTGGCAGGACACCGGCCAGCGCGTGCTGATGCGGAAGGGCAATCTCGGCGAGGTGACGCGGAGCGGCGCGGGATTCTCCGCCGAACTGCGCGGGCTTGCGCATCGGCTGAACCAGCCAACGGGGCGGCTTTTTCAATATGGCTGCGATGCGGATTTCGGCGATGCGCGCTGCGGCCTCGACATCGCCGCATGGGAGCGCGCGGGCATCGTGACAAGCGCGAGCGGCAGCCGGGAGATCGCGGCAAGCGGACTGGAAGATGCCGAGGACGGATTTTTCACGCGCGGCCGTCTCTGCTTCACCAGCGGCGCGAATGAAGGCGCCTCGATGGAAGTGAAGGCGCATCGCGCGGGAGGCCGCATCGAACTCTGGCGGGCGATGGCGCGCGGCATAGCGGATGGCGACACCTTCACCGTGACGGCGGGCTGCGACAAGCAGTTTGGCACATGCCACGCGAAATTCGCGAACAGCAAAAACTTTCGCGGCTTTCCGCATATGCCCGGCAACGACTTCGTGCTGGCGGGGGCGAGCGGCAGGACAGACGGCGGAAAGCGCGGCTGA
- a CDS encoding NlpC/P60 family protein yields the protein MTTREEIVAAARGWIGTPYRHQASVKGAGTDCLGLVRGVWREIFGTEPEAPPAYTPDWAETPGGAGGETMAEAAGRHMTAIACGDVEAGDIMLFRMRAHGPAKHVAILSGGNRMIHAWSGRAVVETTLGRWWRARAAYAYRFPGLEG from the coding sequence ATGACGACACGAGAAGAAATTGTCGCGGCGGCGCGCGGCTGGATCGGCACGCCCTACCGCCACCAGGCGAGCGTGAAAGGTGCGGGCACCGATTGTCTGGGGCTGGTACGCGGCGTCTGGCGGGAAATATTCGGCACGGAGCCGGAAGCGCCGCCGGCCTATACGCCGGACTGGGCCGAGACGCCCGGCGGCGCCGGAGGCGAGACGATGGCCGAGGCGGCGGGAAGGCACATGACTGCGATTGCATGCGGCGATGTGGAAGCGGGCGACATCATGCTGTTCCGCATGCGCGCGCACGGACCGGCGAAACATGTGGCGATCCTGAGCGGCGGCAACCGCATGATCCACGCATGGTCAGGACGCGCCGTCGTCGAAACCACGCTCGGCCGCTGGTGGCGCGCAAGGGCGGCTTATGCATACCGTTTTCCCGGCCTGGAGGGCTGA